One window of Cervus elaphus chromosome 2, mCerEla1.1, whole genome shotgun sequence genomic DNA carries:
- the LOC122705092 gene encoding olfactory receptor 145-like, whose protein sequence is MDVGNSSLVTEFILVGLTKHLEIQVPLFFLFLGIYIITVAGNLGLVTLIRLTSQLHTPMYYFLFNLSCIDLCYSSVITPKLLVNFVSKRNTISYAGCMTQLFFYCFFVNAECYVLTVMAYDRYVAICKPLLYKVTMSPQVCSLMAVIVYLGAFIAAWAHTGCMLRLTFCDASTINHYMCDILPLLDLSCTSTHINELVVLIIVGFDVAVPGLTVIVSYVFILSSILRISSTEGRSKAFSTCSSHIIVVSVFFGSGAFMYLHPSSVLSMNQKKVSTIFYTILVPMLNPLIYSFRNKEVKVALKKTLSRNISF, encoded by the coding sequence ATGGATGTTGGAAACAGCTCATTGGTCACTGAGTTTATTCTTGTGGGTTTAACTAAACATCTGGAGATCCAGGTGCCCCtgtttttcctcttcttgggaATTTACATCATCACCGTGGCAGGAAACCTGGGCTTAGTCACTCTAATTAGACTGACTTCTCAGCTCCACACTCCAATGTACTACTTCCTCTTTAATTTATCCTGTATTGATCTCTGTTACTCTTCTGTCATCACCCCCAAACTGTTGGTAAACTTTGTGTCAAAGAGGAACACCATCTCCTATGCAGGGTGCATGACTCAGCTGTTTTTCTACTGCTTCTTTGTCAATGCAGAGTGCTATGTACTGACAGTGATGGCCTAtgatcgctatgtggccatctgcaagcccctGCTGTATAAGGTCACCATGTCCCCTCAGGTCTGTTCTCTAATGGCTGTGATTGTGTATTTGGGGGCCTTTATTGCTGCCTGGGCCCACACAGGATGCATGTTGAGGTTGACTTTCTGTGATGCCAGCACCATCAACCACTACATGTGTGACATCCTCCCCCTCCTGGATCTCTCCTGCACCAGCACTCACATCAATGAACTGGTGGTTCTCATCATCGTTGGCTTTGATGTTGCTGTGCCTGGACTCACTGTCATTGTCTCATATGTTTTTATCCTCTCCAGTATCCTCCGCATCAGTTCCACAGAAGGAAGATCCAAAGCCTTCAGTACTTGTAGCTCACATATAATTGTTGTCTCTGTTTTCTTCGGATCAGGGGCATTCATGTATCTTCATCCTTCTTCAGTTTTGTCCATGAACCAGAAGAAAGTGTCCACCATATTCTATACTATTTTGGTGCCCATGCTTAATCCTCTGATCTACAGCTTCAGAAACAAGGAGGTTAAGGTTGCCCTGAAGAAAACCTTGAGTAGAAACATATCTTTCTAA